From one Rhizobium leguminosarum genomic stretch:
- the hutG gene encoding N-formylglutamate deformylase, producing the protein MTAPTEIRQGASPVILAFPHTGTEVPAEIADRLNDNGRILADTDWHIHQLYDGLLDNVTVVRATFHRYVIDANRDPQGVSLYPGQNTTGLVPETDFDGKAIWKDGQAPDEADIAARLRDFHAPYHAALAAEIERVRAIHGVAILYDCHSIRSHIPFLFEGKLPDFNIGTDMGKTCDGAIEQATLTVVEAAEGYDSVLNGRFKGGWTTRHYGRPETGVHAIQMELAQSTHLQTETPPFAYDTARADRLRVHLKNILVRIEQIAPGLKR; encoded by the coding sequence ATGACCGCACCAACCGAAATCCGTCAGGGCGCCTCCCCCGTCATCCTCGCCTTCCCCCACACCGGCACCGAGGTGCCGGCGGAGATTGCCGACCGTCTCAACGACAATGGCAGGATTCTGGCCGATACCGACTGGCACATCCACCAGCTCTATGACGGCCTGCTCGACAATGTGACGGTGGTGCGCGCCACCTTCCACCGCTATGTGATCGACGCCAATCGCGATCCGCAGGGCGTCAGCCTTTATCCCGGCCAGAACACCACCGGCCTCGTCCCGGAAACGGACTTCGACGGTAAGGCGATCTGGAAGGATGGGCAGGCGCCTGACGAGGCTGACATTGCCGCGCGGCTGCGGGATTTTCACGCGCCCTATCACGCCGCCCTTGCCGCCGAGATCGAGCGCGTCAGGGCAATCCATGGCGTGGCGATCCTTTACGACTGCCATTCGATCCGCTCTCACATCCCCTTCCTGTTCGAAGGCAAGCTGCCGGATTTCAATATCGGCACCGATATGGGCAAAACCTGCGACGGCGCCATCGAGCAAGCGACGCTCACCGTCGTCGAAGCCGCAGAAGGTTATGACAGTGTGCTCAACGGTCGCTTCAAGGGCGGCTGGACGACCCGCCATTACGGCCGGCCCGAGACCGGCGTCCACGCGATCCAGATGGAGCTTGCGCAGTCGACGCATCTGCAGACCGAGACGCCGCCCTTTGCCTACGACACCGCGAGGGCGGACAGACTTCGCGTCCATCTCAAAAACATTCTGGTGCGCATCGAACAGATTGCGCCAGGTCTGAAACGATAA
- a CDS encoding MbcA/ParS/Xre antitoxin family protein: MQHARRKEQREGQGPQRLDTERFAPANRKRLSAPALRTFLAIADLWGLTEEQRLLVLGYPSRSTYHNWAKQAREHGAFTLDVDTLTRISAVLGIHQALGVLFSHERAGVAWLRTPHQAPVFGGHRPLEIVTNGTQDGLMTVRRFLDGARGGLYMQPNMLDDAFAPYEDADIVFR; this comes from the coding sequence ATGCAGCATGCGCGACGCAAAGAGCAACGGGAAGGCCAGGGTCCACAGCGGCTGGACACAGAGCGGTTTGCTCCGGCAAACCGCAAGAGGTTGAGCGCCCCGGCATTGCGAACCTTCCTGGCGATCGCCGATCTCTGGGGGCTGACCGAAGAACAGCGTCTGCTCGTGCTCGGCTATCCCTCCCGCTCGACCTATCACAATTGGGCCAAGCAGGCGCGCGAGCACGGGGCGTTCACCCTTGATGTCGATACGCTGACCCGGATTTCAGCCGTGCTCGGCATCCATCAGGCGCTCGGCGTGCTGTTTTCGCACGAACGCGCCGGCGTCGCCTGGCTGCGCACGCCACATCAGGCGCCGGTTTTCGGGGGCCATCGGCCGCTTGAGATCGTGACCAACGGAACCCAGGACGGGTTAATGACCGTACGCCGGTTTCTCGATGGCGCGCGCGGCGGTCTCTATATGCAGCCGAATATGCTCGACGACGCATTCGCGCCTTACGAAGATGCGGACATCGTCTTCCGGTGA
- a CDS encoding RES family NAD+ phosphorylase, producing MSDRFADAPRPSYRLIPSRFPPIGLFETVTRAADLEAVMDLAGWTNDRLVADRIHRLPEDEWVYGTPNASIVMAAFLHVAPGGMRFNGPDLGVWYAADHLKTAAAEVGHHLRREAVARGVATMARTYRSYAATLVGNYLDIRGEQTLRPDVYDGASYAASQMLGEEVRTSGRAGILYDSVRLRGGVNIAAHRPRNIRDVVQADHFEITVFATDRRIDVRKLAP from the coding sequence GTGAGTGATCGTTTCGCTGATGCGCCGCGTCCGTCCTATCGGCTGATCCCTTCGCGATTTCCGCCGATCGGGCTTTTCGAGACGGTGACGCGGGCGGCCGATCTCGAAGCCGTGATGGATCTTGCCGGCTGGACCAACGATCGTCTCGTTGCCGACCGCATCCACAGGCTTCCCGAAGACGAATGGGTCTACGGCACGCCGAACGCTAGCATCGTGATGGCGGCATTCCTGCATGTCGCGCCGGGAGGAATGCGGTTCAACGGCCCGGATCTCGGTGTCTGGTATGCCGCCGACCATCTCAAGACGGCCGCCGCCGAGGTCGGCCATCATCTCCGGCGTGAAGCTGTCGCGCGCGGCGTGGCGACCATGGCGCGTACCTATCGAAGCTACGCCGCCACTCTGGTTGGGAACTATCTCGACATTCGCGGCGAACAGACGCTACGGCCCGATGTCTATGACGGCGCGAGTTATGCTGCGTCGCAGATGCTGGGCGAAGAAGTGCGTACGAGCGGCCGCGCCGGCATTCTCTATGACAGTGTCCGGCTGAGAGGCGGCGTCAACATCGCTGCGCACCGGCCGCGCAACATTCGCGACGTGGTGCAGGCCGATCACTTCGAGATCACCGTTTTCGCCACCGACCGGCGCATCGATGTCAGGAAGCTTGCACCCTAG
- the pcaQ gene encoding pca operon transcription factor PcaQ has translation MIDSRVKFRHLQTFVEVARQKSVMKAAELLHVSQPAVTKTIRELEQALGVDVFERDGRGIKITRCGEVFLRHAGAALTALRQGLDSVSQEQFSDAPPIRIGALPTVSSRIMPRAMELFLKERTWSRVKIVTGENAVLLEQLRVGDLDVVVGRLAGAEKMAGFSFEHLYSEQVVFAVRAGHPLLDGGQSLFSGLGDYTVLMPTRGSIIRPAVENFLIANGVSSLPNQIETVSDAFGRAFLRANDAIWIISHGVVADDVADGRLALLPIDTGETKGPVGLTMRADAVPSLPQSILMQTIREAAREVS, from the coding sequence CGAGGTGGCGCGGCAAAAGAGCGTCATGAAGGCAGCTGAATTGCTGCATGTCAGCCAGCCGGCGGTCACCAAGACGATCCGCGAGCTGGAACAGGCACTGGGTGTCGATGTCTTCGAGCGCGATGGCCGCGGCATCAAGATCACCCGCTGCGGCGAAGTCTTTCTGCGCCATGCCGGAGCGGCGCTGACGGCGCTGCGCCAGGGTCTCGATTCCGTGTCGCAAGAGCAGTTTTCCGATGCGCCGCCAATCCGGATCGGCGCGCTGCCGACGGTGTCGTCGCGCATCATGCCGCGAGCAATGGAACTCTTCCTCAAAGAGAGGACCTGGAGCCGGGTCAAGATCGTCACCGGCGAGAATGCGGTGCTGCTGGAGCAGCTTCGCGTCGGCGATCTCGATGTTGTCGTCGGACGCCTGGCCGGGGCGGAGAAGATGGCGGGCTTTTCCTTCGAGCATCTCTATTCCGAGCAGGTGGTGTTTGCCGTGCGCGCCGGCCACCCGCTGCTCGACGGCGGGCAATCTTTGTTTTCAGGTCTCGGCGACTACACGGTGCTGATGCCGACCCGGGGTTCAATCATCCGGCCGGCAGTCGAAAATTTCCTCATCGCCAACGGCGTCTCCAGCCTGCCGAACCAGATCGAGACGGTGTCGGATGCCTTCGGCCGCGCTTTCCTCAGGGCAAACGACGCGATCTGGATCATTTCCCATGGCGTGGTGGCCGATGATGTCGCCGATGGACGGCTGGCGCTGCTGCCGATCGATACCGGCGAGACCAAGGGGCCGGTCGGGCTGACGATGCGCGCCGACGCCGTGCCGTCGCTGCCGCAATCGATCCTGATGCAGACGATCCGCGAGGCGGCAAGAGAGGTTTCCTGA
- a CDS encoding HutD/Ves family protein has product MKILRAGDHKRMPWKNGGGETVEIAVSPEDAGLAGFDWRVSTATVAADGPFSIFPGIDRTLAILDGNGMVLDIEGRTPALLTTASDPLAFPADIPVAARLKDGAITDLNVMTRRDDLVHTLVRIEIDGGKAVPLTSSTCLLLCHRGGLSFRQGDETGRLAAGDALLMTDAAGTDLKIDGKATCYLASIAAG; this is encoded by the coding sequence ATGAAGATCCTGCGCGCCGGCGATCACAAGCGCATGCCGTGGAAAAACGGCGGCGGCGAAACGGTGGAGATCGCCGTTTCGCCCGAAGATGCCGGCCTTGCCGGCTTCGACTGGCGTGTCAGCACGGCGACGGTCGCAGCCGACGGCCCGTTTTCGATCTTTCCCGGCATCGACCGCACGCTGGCGATCCTCGACGGCAACGGCATGGTGCTCGACATCGAAGGCCGGACGCCCGCGCTGTTGACGACGGCAAGCGATCCCCTTGCCTTCCCGGCCGATATCCCGGTCGCCGCCAGGCTCAAGGACGGAGCGATCACCGATCTCAACGTCATGACCCGCCGCGACGACCTTGTTCACACGCTGGTTCGGATCGAAATCGATGGCGGCAAGGCGGTGCCGCTGACGTCGTCGACATGCCTGCTTCTCTGCCATCGCGGCGGCCTGTCATTCCGGCAGGGCGACGAGACCGGCAGGCTTGCGGCCGGCGATGCGCTGCTGATGACGGATGCGGCGGGAACTGACCTCAAAATCGATGGCAAGGCAACGTGCTATCTTGCTTCGATCGCCGCCGGCTGA
- the hutU gene encoding urocanate hydratase, which yields MTNSRHNIREIRAPRGNDLNAKSWMTEAPLRMLMNNLDPDVAENPNELVVYGGIGRATRTWEDFDRIVATLKTLTEEETLLVQSGKPVGVFRTHKDAPRVLIANSNLVPHWATWDHFNELDKKGLAMYGQMTAGSWIYIGTQGIVQGTYETFVEAGRQHYGGNLKGKWILTGGLGGMGSAQPLAAVMAGACCLAVECNPDSIDFRLRTRYVDAKAETLDEALEMIDRWTKAGEAKSVGLLGNAAEILPEMVRRGIRPDMVTDQTSAHDPINGYLPKGWTMAEWKAKRESDPKAVEKAARASMREHVEAMIAFWDAGIPTLDYGNNIRQVAKEEGLENAFAFPGFVPAYIRPLFCRGIGPFRWAALSGDPEDIYKTDAKVKELLPDNKHLHHWLDMARERIAFQGLPARICWVGLGDRHKLGLAFNEMVRSGELSAPIVIGRDHLDSGSVASPNRETEAMKDGSDAVSDWPLLNALLNTASGATWVSLHHGGGVGMGFSQHSGMVICADGTDDAARRLERVLWNDPATGVMRHADAGYDIALDCAREKGLRMPGILGN from the coding sequence ATGACCAATTCACGCCACAATATCCGCGAAATCCGCGCGCCCCGCGGCAATGATCTCAATGCCAAGAGCTGGATGACCGAAGCGCCGCTGCGCATGCTGATGAACAATCTCGATCCCGACGTCGCCGAAAATCCGAACGAACTTGTCGTTTACGGCGGTATCGGCCGCGCCACCCGCACCTGGGAGGATTTCGACCGCATCGTCGCGACACTGAAGACGCTGACGGAAGAAGAAACGCTGCTCGTCCAATCCGGCAAGCCGGTCGGCGTCTTCCGCACCCACAAGGATGCGCCGCGGGTGTTGATCGCCAATTCCAACCTGGTGCCGCATTGGGCGACCTGGGACCACTTCAACGAGCTGGATAAGAAGGGCCTTGCCATGTACGGCCAGATGACGGCCGGCTCGTGGATCTATATCGGCACGCAGGGCATCGTGCAGGGCACCTACGAGACCTTCGTCGAGGCAGGCCGTCAGCATTACGGCGGCAATCTCAAGGGCAAATGGATCCTAACCGGCGGCCTCGGCGGCATGGGCAGCGCCCAGCCGCTCGCCGCCGTCATGGCCGGCGCCTGCTGCCTCGCCGTCGAATGCAATCCGGATTCGATCGATTTCCGGCTGCGCACCCGCTATGTCGACGCCAAGGCCGAGACGCTCGACGAAGCGCTCGAGATGATCGACCGCTGGACCAAGGCCGGCGAAGCCAAGTCCGTCGGCCTGCTCGGCAATGCCGCCGAAATCCTGCCGGAAATGGTCCGCCGCGGTATCCGCCCCGACATGGTCACCGACCAGACCTCGGCGCACGACCCGATCAACGGCTACCTGCCGAAGGGCTGGACGATGGCAGAGTGGAAGGCCAAGCGCGAGAGCGATCCGAAGGCAGTGGAAAAAGCGGCGCGCGCCTCGATGCGCGAGCATGTCGAAGCGATGATCGCTTTCTGGGACGCCGGTATTCCGACGCTCGATTACGGCAACAATATCCGCCAGGTCGCCAAGGAAGAAGGCCTCGAAAACGCCTTCGCCTTCCCTGGCTTCGTGCCGGCCTATATCCGCCCGCTGTTTTGCCGCGGCATCGGCCCCTTCCGCTGGGCAGCCCTTTCCGGCGACCCGGAGGATATCTACAAGACCGATGCCAAGGTGAAGGAATTGCTGCCAGACAACAAGCATCTGCACCATTGGCTGGATATGGCCAGGGAGCGCATCGCCTTCCAGGGTCTGCCGGCGCGCATCTGCTGGGTGGGCCTTGGCGACCGCCACAAGCTTGGCCTCGCCTTCAACGAGATGGTGAGATCAGGCGAACTCTCCGCCCCGATCGTCATCGGCCGCGACCACCTGGATTCGGGTTCCGTCGCCTCGCCGAACCGGGAGACGGAAGCGATGAAGGACGGCTCCGACGCCGTCTCCGACTGGCCGCTGTTGAACGCCCTGCTCAACACCGCATCCGGCGCCACCTGGGTATCGCTGCATCACGGCGGCGGCGTCGGCATGGGCTTCTCCCAGCATTCGGGCATGGTCATCTGCGCCGATGGCACGGACGATGCGGCAAGGCGGCTTGAGCGCGTGCTCTGGAACGATCCGGCAACCGGCGTCATGCGCCACGCCGATGCCGGCTACGACATCGCCCTCGACTGCGCCCGGGAAAAGGGCCTGCGCATGCCCGGCATTCTCGGGAACTGA
- a CDS encoding alpha/beta hydrolase family protein — MLDRFLLQGPQDARFTILLAHGAGAPMDSASMTSTGNALAAVGFRVIRFEFAYMAARRTGGSKPPPRAETLNPEYEAAIAELGTSGPLIIGGKSMGGRVASMVADNLYRQQKIAGLLCLGYPFHPPDQPEKLRTAHLKELATPALICQGTRDEFGTRDQVPGYDLSSRIEILWLEDGDHDLKPRKTISGFSSADHLATMAKAVKAWAERLVV, encoded by the coding sequence ATGCTGGACAGGTTTCTGCTGCAGGGGCCGCAGGATGCGCGCTTCACCATCCTGCTGGCGCATGGCGCCGGCGCGCCGATGGATTCCGCATCGATGACATCAACGGGGAACGCGCTAGCTGCCGTCGGCTTCCGTGTCATCAGGTTCGAATTCGCCTATATGGCCGCCCGCCGCACCGGAGGCAGCAAGCCGCCGCCGCGCGCCGAAACCCTCAATCCCGAATATGAGGCAGCCATTGCCGAACTCGGGACCAGCGGCCCGCTGATCATCGGGGGCAAGTCGATGGGCGGCCGGGTTGCCAGCATGGTTGCAGACAACCTCTACCGTCAGCAAAAGATCGCCGGCCTGCTCTGCCTCGGCTATCCCTTCCATCCGCCCGACCAGCCGGAAAAGCTGCGCACCGCCCATCTCAAGGAGCTCGCGACGCCCGCGCTGATCTGCCAGGGAACGCGCGACGAATTCGGCACACGCGACCAGGTGCCGGGCTACGATCTCTCAAGCAGGATCGAGATCCTCTGGCTCGAGGACGGCGACCACGACCTCAAGCCGCGCAAGACGATTTCCGGCTTCTCCAGCGCCGATCACCTTGCCACCATGGCCAAGGCGGTAAAGGCATGGGCCGAACGCCTCGTCGTCTAG
- a CDS encoding J domain-containing protein, which produces MTDPYDILGVERDANEAQLKAAYRRLAKVAHPDSGGDTEAFDNLQKAYGLLLDPVRRKVYDDTGYDVELADAAELQALVMIEKLVTDAVLDERVPGSFDPVAVMQESLSEELRKARFSKSELERHASRIGLHLERLEKQSGRDVLAHMFRARIEAIGKAVAETEAKIKATERAADMLAGYVYDVDPSPLPEAAVANLEWAETSRNRSTG; this is translated from the coding sequence GTGACGGATCCATACGATATTCTCGGCGTTGAACGCGATGCGAACGAGGCGCAGCTGAAGGCCGCCTATCGGCGTCTGGCCAAGGTCGCCCACCCCGATTCGGGCGGGGATACAGAAGCTTTCGACAATTTGCAGAAAGCCTATGGGCTGCTTCTCGATCCCGTCCGCCGCAAGGTCTACGACGATACCGGCTACGACGTCGAACTCGCCGACGCCGCCGAGTTGCAGGCGCTCGTCATGATCGAGAAGCTCGTCACCGACGCAGTGCTCGACGAGCGCGTGCCCGGAAGTTTCGATCCCGTCGCCGTTATGCAGGAAAGCCTTTCCGAGGAACTGCGCAAGGCGCGGTTCAGCAAGAGCGAGCTGGAACGCCACGCCTCGCGCATCGGCCTGCATCTGGAACGGCTCGAAAAACAGTCCGGCCGCGATGTGCTCGCTCACATGTTCCGCGCCCGCATCGAAGCGATCGGCAAGGCGGTCGCGGAAACCGAGGCGAAGATCAAGGCGACGGAACGCGCCGCCGACATGCTCGCCGGCTATGTCTACGACGTCGATCCGTCACCGCTGCCGGAGGCCGCAGTCGCCAACCTCGAATGGGCCGAGACCTCTAGAAACCGCTCCACCGGCTGA
- a CDS encoding methyltransferase family protein, which produces MRHPMYAAALVLFVGIPLSLGSYWGLLAIPPALGGLVARLLDEEKHLVRDLPGYAEYRRKVRYRLLPGLW; this is translated from the coding sequence GTGCGTCATCCGATGTATGCGGCGGCGCTGGTGCTCTTCGTTGGCATACCGCTGTCGCTCGGCTCGTATTGGGGCTTACTTGCCATCCCTCCTGCCTTAGGCGGACTCGTCGCGCGGCTGCTGGACGAGGAGAAGCATCTGGTAAGAGACCTGCCGGGTTATGCCGAATACCGCCGCAAGGTCCGCTACCGGCTACTGCCTGGATTATGGTGA